A region of the Kaistia geumhonensis genome:
TCAGCTTTCAGAACGTCTCCAAGACGTTTCCGCCTCGCCGCGGCGCGCCCGCCAACACGGTTCTCGCCGGCTTCACCCATGAGGTGGCGTCCGGCGAGTTCCTCTGCCTGCTCGGCCCGAGCGGTTGCGGGAAATCGACGGCCCTCAATCTCGTCGCGGGGTTCGCGGCCCCGACGGAAGGTCGCGTGCTCGTCGGCGGCGAACCGGTGCGCGGCCCCGGCCCGGATCGCGGGATCGTATTCCAGCAATATGCGCTGTTCCCCTGGTACACGGTCCGCCGCAATGTCGAACTCGGCCTCGAGGCGAAAGGCGCGGACCGCGCGACCCGCGATTCCGTGACCGAGCGCATGCTGCGTGCGGTCGGCCTCTGGCAGCATCGCGACAAGTTCCCGAAGGAGCTGTCGGGCGGGATGAAGCAGCGCGCCGCCATCGCCCGCACGCTGGCCGCCGACCCCCAGGTCATCCTGATGGACGAGCCCTTCGCCGCGCTCGATGCCCAGACGCGCGAGCATCTGCAGCAGGAGTTGCTGACGATCTGGGAGGGCCTGCGGAAGACGGTGATCTTCGTCACCCACTCCGTTCAGGAGGCCGTGCTGCTCGCCGACCGGATCGTCGTCCTGGGCCGCGATCACGGCAACATCGTCGCCGACCTCGCAAGCCCGCTCGGCCGCCCGCGCGACCGGCTGAGCGACGCCGTCGTTGCCTTCGAGCGCGACGTCTATGGTT
Encoded here:
- a CDS encoding ABC transporter ATP-binding protein — protein: MSKSVSFQNVSKTFPPRRGAPANTVLAGFTHEVASGEFLCLLGPSGCGKSTALNLVAGFAAPTEGRVLVGGEPVRGPGPDRGIVFQQYALFPWYTVRRNVELGLEAKGADRATRDSVTERMLRAVGLWQHRDKFPKELSGGMKQRAAIARTLAADPQVILMDEPFAALDAQTREHLQQELLTIWEGLRKTVIFVTHSVQEAVLLADRIVVLGRDHGNIVADLASPLGRPRDRLSDAVVAFERDVYGWLKHAETQSGERAAS